The following proteins come from a genomic window of Crassostrea angulata isolate pt1a10 chromosome 1, ASM2561291v2, whole genome shotgun sequence:
- the LOC128157350 gene encoding uncharacterized protein LOC128157350 codes for MDDSSCDCSSSFTEGIGIGVGVVLGLDLIVFLLVLGIVYYRSSHPRTLNFEKDRERNSSPKLKFDSLGFTILDKKSKMSEEAINTDSETRENAAIKDSGYSEFAHPETNSKNEHKTYPHSALSEPDSKKKLSTLPLSDYVSPRSSKDHAIMGDLGAGSGY; via the exons ATGg ATGACAGTTCTTGTGATTGTTCCTCGAGTTTTACAGAAGGAATCGGGATCGGGGTGGGTGTGGTCCTTGGACTAGACTTGATTGTTTTCCTTCTGGTTTTGGGAATCGTGTATTATAGATCAAGTCATCCGAGAACATTAAACTTTGAGAAAGATCGAGAAAGAAACTCTAGTCCAAAACTGAAATTTGATTCACTAGGGTTTACAATTCTCGACAAGAAAAGTAAAATGTCAGAGGAAGCTATAAATACAGACTCCGAAACCAGAGAGAACGCAGCTATAAAGGACAGCGGATATTCAGAGTTTGCTCATCCTGAGACGAACTCAAAGAATGAACATAAAACATACCCGCATTCAGCTCTTTCTGAACCCGACTCAAAGAAAAAACTTAGCACGCTGCCATTGAGTGATTATGTTTCTCCAAGGTCTTCAAAAGATCACGCCATAATGGGAGACCTGGGAGCTGGGAGCGGCTACTGA